From the Negativicutes bacterium genome, one window contains:
- a CDS encoding rubrerythrin: MPDFGQPFSGLARKQMLSKEELIRAVRFVVASEYEAIQLYLQLAESTDNELAIEVLKDVADEEKVHAGEFLRLLKELAPDEEKFYAEGAKEVETEITKLKQKKA, translated from the coding sequence GTGCCTGATTTTGGTCAACCGTTTTCCGGTCTCGCCAGGAAACAAATGCTCAGCAAAGAAGAATTGATTCGGGCAGTACGCTTCGTGGTTGCGTCAGAGTATGAGGCGATTCAGCTCTATCTGCAATTGGCAGAATCCACCGACAATGAACTGGCCATCGAAGTGCTAAAAGATGTTGCCGATGAAGAGAAAGTCCATGCAGGCGAATTCCTCAGACTGCTGAAAGAATTGGCTCCCGACGAAGAGAAATTCTATGCTGAAGGTGCAAAAGAAGTCGAAACAGAAATCACCAAATTAAAACAGAAAAAGGCTTAA